In Musa acuminata AAA Group cultivar baxijiao chromosome BXJ3-11, Cavendish_Baxijiao_AAA, whole genome shotgun sequence, one DNA window encodes the following:
- the LOC103972282 gene encoding nematode resistance protein-like HSPRO2 produces MAASEISARSSPAPSNPKPFPSKSAAAPRGHDASAIVAYEHYLRLPELAKLWSSKDFPQWADESILKPALQGLEITFRFISLALSDPRPYANHREWKRRLESLAARQVELIATLCEEDGGAPIADLSSCKGLLSRDKSSQEVWKVPGTTSVVSRTSEKSLLPRLATWEKSEDVASKILFQIESQMQRCRFTLGLGEPNLAGKPTIEYDLVVRPSDLHALKRSPGGSMDAKDHEDQALCTIQQILESWLFAARELLARIEQRMDAKNWVQAGSDCWLLERVWKLLSEVEDLHLLMDPDDFLRLKSQLGIKATSGSEALCLRSTALLQVTNSCKDLKRTVPWILGVEADPNGGPRVQDAAMRLFHSRRRGEGDNLGKINLLQALQAVEAALKRFFFAYRQVVAAVMGSLETSGNRAVYAPSEALDSLSQMFLEPPYFPSLDAAKTFLGDFWQNDLSRSGGSSSNTKWH; encoded by the coding sequence ATGGCAGCGTCTGAGATATCGGCGAGGTCGTCGCCCGCGCCTTCCAATCCCAAGCCGTTCCCCTCGAAGTCGGCTGCTGCTCCTCGGGGACATGACGCCTCCGCCATCGTCGCTTATGAGCACTACCTCCGCCTCCCCGAGCTGGCCAAGCTTTGGAGCTCCAAGGACTTCCCCCAGTGGGCCGACGAGTCCATACTCAAGCCGGCCCTGCAGGGCCTGGAGATCACCTTCCGGTTCATCTCGCTCGCCCTGTCCGACCCCCGGCCCTACGCGAACCACCGGGAATGGAAGCGGAGGCTGGAGTCCCTCGCCGCGCGCCAGGTCGAGCTCATCGCTACCTTGTGCGAGGAGGATGGCGGCGCCCCCATCGCCGACCTCAGCTCGTGCAAGGGCCTTCTGTCACGGGACAAGAGCTCGCAGGAGGTGTGGAAGGTTCCCGGCACGACCAGCGTGGTGAGCCGCACGAGCGAGAAGAGCCTGCTGCCGCGGCTGGCGACGTGGGAGAAGTCGGAGGACGTGGCCTCCAAGATCCTGTTCCAGATCGAGAGCCAGATGCAGCGGTGCCGGTTCACTCTGGGGTTGGGCGAGCCCAACCTCGCAGGGAAGCCCACGATCGAGTACGATCTCGTCGTCCGCCCGTCCGACCTCCACGCCCTGAAGAGGAGCCCCGGCGGATCGATGGACGCCAAGGACCACGAAGACCAGGCGCTCTGCACGATCCAACAGATCCTCGAGTCGTGGCTCTTCGCCGCCCGCGAGCTCTTGGCTCGGATCGAGCAGAGGATGGACGCCAAAAACTGGGTGCAGGCCGGGAGCGATTGCTGGCTGCTCGAGCGCGTGTGGAAGCTGCTGTCGGAGGTGGAGGACCTCCACCTTCTGATGGACCCGGACGACTTCCTCCGGCTGAAGAGCCAGCTGGGCATCAAGGCCACCTCCGGCTCGGAGGCGCTCTGCCTCCGCTCGACGGCGCTGCTCCAGGTGACGAACTCCTGCAAGGACCTGAAGCGGACGGTGCCGTGGATCCTGGGGGTGGAGGCGGACCCTAACGGGGGGCCTCGGGTGCAGGACGCCGCGATGAGGCTGTTCCACAGCCGGCGGAGGGGCGAGGGCGACAACCTCGGGAAGATAAATCTGCTACAGGCGTTGCAGGCCGTGGAGGCGGCGTTGAAGAGGTTCTTCTTTGCTTACCGGCAAGTGGTGGCGGCGGTCATGGGGAGCCTGGAAACGAGCGGCAACCGAGCCGTGTACGCGCCGTCGGAGGCGTTGGATTCGCTGTCGCAGATGTTCTTGGAGCCACCCTATTTCCCGAGCTTGGATGCGGCCAAGACGTTTCTGGGAGACTTCTGGCAGAACGATCTCAGCCGGAGCGGTGGCAGCTCTTCCAACACAAAGTGGCACTGA
- the LOC103972281 gene encoding fasciclin-like arabinogalactan protein 4, producing the protein MGASSPPPPLPPLHPHLRIPHSAPARLLLLFLLLIFPPVSTSVNITAVLSAYPDLSDFSRLLRSTSVPGDLAGRSSLTILAVPNAYLLRSSAARAAAAADIADVLRYHVLLEYLSWPDLRSIPAGGKLVTTLYQTTGRAAGNLGAVNLTRDDEGAVTARSPFPFSASNATVLDLVGTVPYNVSIFAVDALLLPYGFDLAASETRPSVRVNITRVLVDGRDFNVAASMLEASGVASEFEAAERGAGITVFVPTDEAFADLPVTERLQSLPADRKAVVLRFHVLQSYYPLGSLESIVNPVQPTLATADTGAGRFTLNITRVNGSVAIDTGVVQASITRTVFDQNPVAIFAVSKVLLPREIFTGETSGAMQAVAAAPQPPEAAGLPPQGAEEVDTPPASMSSPPGVREDVTSGADGREEVALFCTASLYLMLLLLRRFPCGTRS; encoded by the exons ATGGGCGCAtcatctccacctcctcctcttcctcctctccaccCACATTTGCGTATTCCCCACTCTGCCCCTGCCCGGCTTCTCCTCCTTTTCCTGTTGCTTATATTCCCCCCCGTGTCCACGTCCGTTAACATCACCGCCGTGCTCTCCGCCTACCCCGACCTCTCCGACTTCAGCCGCCTCCTCAGATCCACCTCTGTCCCCGGTGACCTCGCCGGCCGCTCCTCCCTCACCATTCTCGCCGTCCCCAACGCCTACCTCCTCCGCTCCTCCGCCGCCcgtgccgccgctgccgctgacaTCGCCGACGTCCTCCGCTACCACGTCCTCCTCGAGTACCTCTCCTGGCCCGACCTCCGCAGCATCCCCGCCGGCGGGAAACTCGTCACCACACTCTACCAGACCACCGGCCGCGCCGCCGGAAACCTCGGCGCCGTCAACCTCACCCGCGACGACGAAGGCGCCGTCACTGCGCGTTCGCCCTTCCCCTTCTCCGCCTCCAACGCCACCGTCCTCGACCTCGTCGGCACCGTCCCCTACAACGTCTCCATCTTCGCCGTCGACGCGCTCCTCCTCCCTTATGGGTTCGACCTCGCCGCCTCCGAGACCCGACCTTCTGTCCGGGTCAACATCACCCGGGTCCTCGTCGATGGCCGCGACTTCAACGTGGCAGCCTCCATGCTCGAGGCGTCGGGCGTCGCGTCGGAGTTCGAGGCCGCCGAGCGCGGCGCCGGGATCACCGTCTTCGTTCCCACGGACGAGGCCTTCGCGGATCTCCCCGTCACCGAGCGGCTGCAGTCGCTGCCGGCGGATCGCAAGGCGGTGGTTCTCCGCTTCCACGTGCTCCAGTCCTACTATCCCCTCGGTTCCCTCGAGTCCATCGTGAACCCCGTCCAGCCCACGCTCGCCACCGCGGACACCGGCGCCGGCCGCTTCACCCTCAACATCACCCGCGTCAATGGCTCGGTGGCCATCGACACCGGCGTGGTCCAGGCGTCCATCACCCGCACCGTGTTCGACCAGAACCCGGTGGCCATATTCGCCGTCTCCAAAGTGCTACTGCCAAGGGAAATCTTCACGGGGGAGACCAGCGGCGCGATGCAGGCGGTGGCTGCCGCGCCGCAGCCACCGGAGGCGGCAGGTCTGCCGCCGCAGGGGGCGGAGGAGGTGGACACACCGCCAGCGAGTATGTCGTCGCCACCGGGCGTCAGGGAAGATGTCACGTCAGGGGCGGACGGCCGCGAAGAGGTTGCTCTGTTTTGTACAGCGTCGCTCTATCTAATGCTGCTCTTACTG AGGAGGTTCCCATGCGGGACAAGGAGCTGA